tcaagcccggccggctcccagctctcaagcccggccggctcccagctctcaagcccggccggctaccagctctcaagcccggccggctcccagctctcaagcccggccggctcccagctctcaagcccggccggctcccagctctcaagcccggccggctcccagctctcaagccctgccggctcccagctctcaagcccggccggctcccagctctcaagcccggccggctcccagctctcaagccctgCCGGCTCCAAGCTCTACAGCCCTGCCGGCTCCAAGCTCTACAGCCCTGCCGGATTCCTGGTTTTCAgagccgcctctgactctgtgcccgcggctccggccgcctctgactctgtgcccgctgcctccccagttcatgtgcctgggctacccgcctctgctcctgtgcctactcccaggtcacgagctcctagaatcgccgcgcctgctcaagctgcacccgccgcgcctgctcaagctgcacccgccgcgcctgctcaagctgcacccgccgcgcctgctcaagctgcacccgccgcgcctgctctaGCACCAGCAGCACCCTCTGCCCCAGCTCTAGCACCAGCAGCACcctctgccccagctcaagcaccagcagcaccttctgccccagctcaagcaccagcagcaccctctgccccagctcaagcaccagcagcaccctctgccccagctcaagcaccagcagcaccctctgccccagctcaagcaccagcagcaccctctgccccagctcaagcaccagcaccaccctctgccccagctcaagcaccagcagcaccctctgccccagctcaagcaccagcagcacccgctgccccagctcaagcaccagcagcacccgctgcctcagctccagcaccagcagctcccgctgctacagcctcagctccagcaccagcagctcccgctgctacagcctcagctccagcaccagcagctcctgctgctacagcctcagctccagcaccagcagctcccgctgctacagcctcagctccagcaccagcagtgcctgccacccatgtggtacccactgctcctgaccctgCACCCATGGCCCCGTCCGCCTCTGACACTGCTCCCGCTGCTCtgtccgcctctgaccctgtaccCGCTCCGAGAACTTTGTTtgcccccaggcctgctcccaggtcatgGGCCCctaggcctgctcctaggcccccggATTGTACCCCTagcactgtgcccaggctggctccactgACTTTCCCACTGACATTTCCttggacatttgccagtcctgggcaccctcctgtgtttctggtccctgtgtctctccctgtttcGGTCCCTGTCTCAGTTTGTGTCCCTGTTCCCatctcagtctctgtttctgttcctgtccccgtcactgtgtttgtgtctgtccctgtaaatgtatttgttccagttcccctgtccagttttgtccagtctcagccccgtgtccagcctcctgtccagccctgtgttcggtcccctgtccagtcccaatctccgtcccctgtccagtcccaatctccgtctcctgttcggtcccctgtccagtctccgtctcctgttcggtcccctgtccagtctctgtctcctgtccagtcccctgttcagccatgtgtcctgtccccgtcccagtctacattccagtctccatcccatgtcaagttccctgcccgatctccgttccctgtccagtctccgtctcctgttctgtcccctgtccagtctcagtcccctgttaggtcgtttgttcagtctctgccccctgtccagtcttttgtccagtccctgttccctctctctcggcgcctctggtagtggcaccgttgagggggggtaatgttacaccttagcccatgtctgtcttctgtttctgccttattttgtctcttgtgctcctgcccctctgtttacctgtcatgtttcccagccatgtgcttgtgttgttgtttttgtacctgtctccaccctagctccgccccagccctgccctagctattagtgttctcacctgtgtcttgtctgtaacccctcgtcatcctagcccaggtgtttctcactctcctcatgtatttaagcccgtctgtttgaatgttcagtgtcgagtcttttgtattttgtattttgtatcctttgtattttgtatccagtatccagtatgtatccttgctgcccgaatgtttcctagtcttagtttcttagtctgtgtttctagtttgatatcatccaagccttgttttttgcgttacccgcgttttgtttgttttgatttatcttgtttgtttaaataaaatatataatttgcacttacgtccatcccatCTTCATTCGTAACAAAGCCATTGTTGATTTGTTATTTATCTTTGTGTAGATTTTTTCAAAGAAAATCAGGTGTGCCACATGCCTTGCACATATTTGCACTGATATTTACActgttaatttaaatgttttttgttatttgtgtcaCGTAAATAAATTGCCTTAAATTGTTTACATTAATATGATGTGTAAacaattttttaatataattttagttcAAGCTAGTACaagcttttacaaacacatttataaataatgcaaaatatcgtttaatatcggtatcggcaaaattacagaaaatatCGATAtcgatttttttttcaatttcgcACACCCCTAATCTCTGCCAATACGGATTACATTAAATTCTGTGTTGACATTATCATACCAACAAAGACCATTAAGAGATTTCCAAGCTCAAAACTTTGAATCACCAAACATATAAAACTTAGAATGAGGGGAAAACGAGAGGTTTTCTGGAGGCAGGACTGGACCACACTCAAAGATATTAACAGGAAAATAAAAAACGACATCATCAAGGCCAAACTCAAATACAAAGACAAATTAGAACAAGAATTTAGCACCATGAACACAAAACAGgcctttgaaaaaataaaaacactcacaGGACAAAACAACAGACACAAATTAGAAGCAATATCAGACCCTAAGTCTTTTGCCAAGGACATATACAGCTGACCATTCAGACATATGTACAACTATATTGGGGGCTATTTCCATTCAGGAGCTAGCCGAGCAGGTCCCTTTTACAGCTGAGGAAGTGCGTCAGCAGCTGAGGAGATGCAAGCCTGGCAAGGCTCCGGGGCCGGATGGGGCCGAATCATACAGAACTGCTACAGTAACAGCTCTATGGAAGATGTCTACCATCATTCCAATACCCAAGAAGCCCCGCCCCGCCGAGCTCAATCACTACCGCCCAGTTGCACTCACACCAATAATCATAAAATGTTTGGAGAAACTGATCCTCAGAAATCTTCTCCCATTTGTTAGCTCACAACTGGACTGTAATCAGTTTGCCTAAAAGGTTAAGAGGGGAACAGAGGATGCTGTGGCAATTTCATCAGACTTCTCTTCATAGATTTCAGTTCTGCCTTCAATACCATTCAGTGTCGCTTGATGATCAACAAACTTCACCATCTGCATGTCCCTGTTCATTGGATTCACAATTTCCTTTGTGACTGACCACAAGCTGTCAAAATAGGTATTGTATCACCACTCACCACTATCAATACTGGTGCCCTGCAGGGATGCATCCTAAGCCCTTTCCTCTTTACTCTCTACACCAACCACTGTGTAAGTCCCACACCCAtcacaacatattttaaatactcAGATGAcactgctgtacttcttaatgaCAATAACTCCATTTCACCATATCAAGATTCCATTTCTCACTGTACACACTGGTGCAGTGATAACTTTCTTCAGCTCAATATCAGTAAAACTAAAGAACTGGTAATCACCAATCCAagatcacaaatacacacaactcacaatCCCATCTGCATCAACAGTGAAACAGTAGAAATGGTAGACTTTTTCAAGTATATTGGACTCACCCTGGACAGTAAACTCAGCTTTGAACAACACACCAATGAGATTCACAAACGCAGCCAACAAAGACTTTCAGCCATCCGTAAGCTCAAAGCACTTTTTGTTGCCATAGTTCAGCCTATTCTCCTTTACTGTCTACCTTGCTTTTTCAACATGTTAACTGCTGCCAATAGGAACAAACTTATACGCATCACTCACACTGCATCCAAGATAATAGACCTACAAACCCCCAACCTATTAGATCCGAAGACTAAACTCACTAGAAACAGAGCACAAATTATTGCACATGATCCCAGCCACCCTCTCAACCCCTTTTTCATCCTGCTCCTATCAGTGCGTAGATACAGGACATTGGTATGGAAATGGGTACGCTTTGGGAAAAGCTTTGTGCCCTCCGCGATATCCATCCTAAACGAAAGTGCACAGCGGTGATTGGTCAATCAAGCGTCTGTGGAATACTTTCCCCCCCTGTTCTCTCTGACACCAACAGAGTTGTTGACCTGATCCactctgtgtatgtgtatgtgattatatatgtatttatgtactgGGTTGTATATAGGGATGGTGCAAGTTGGTGGGGATGGGGTGAAGGGTATGTGTTAAGCGTACTTATGCATGTATCTATGTTTCGGAAGCTATGTACTGACAGGGAAACAAATTTCCAGTTGTGGACAATAAagactatctatctattttggaatttctatctatctttctgaTACCAGCACTCAGTTCAGCAGAACAAAACATTGAGAAAGCGCATAGCTTTTCTTACTTGTCCAGACACAGTTTATTTAGAGACAGATATTTGCAGgttttttgtaatattaatttattgttcTACTCTTCTGTTGAGtttatttttgatcttttttctgtttttattaggcACAGttagttaaagctcaccttccgtcgttttttctttcattttaaaatgtctagttgtggtctctagtatgaatgaatgacatgtgagccgtttttgtaaaaaaaaaagtgctcaggtgtctctgtatagctcttttttaatggactgttttaggggtgtgtccaaaatgaccggattccagctttgctcatgaatattcatacatgcaaacagcatgcaaatatctctcctccgttggctaggagcactgcgacgcccctccaccgctctgccgctcactgcctcccacctcctaactgattaGCGGTGATGTTGCGTATATAaggataccaaaaaaaaaaaaaaatgaatacctactcaacgagcgaATGTCCGAAAACCCGAATATTCTGGTCCAGCCCTActattgtgtagaacagttcatGTAGAAATTTCAtagaattattcagtaaataaagTGAGTaaagctgaagatgttttacatatttaagaaacGTTTAAAATTTTGCACATGCATACATACAGCATACATATCATCTACACACAAAATAATTCTGGTTTACAGATCATTTTCAGTGATTCATCATCAAtgtcataatattattattattattattaataataataataataataataataataataataataataataataataattattataataataattataattataataataatttggtaGGTGTTGAAGTGAACTTTTTTCTTGCttcattacaaataaaaaaattgcctaTGCATAAATATACAAACCGACAAAGTCCTAcctaacaaatacacacacacacacacacacaaacacacacctgcctcttttattgttttttgtaacTGATTCAGATTTCTTTATTATCGGATTATTTGTTTTCGGATAATTTTTGAGTGACTCTTTTCAGCAATTGTTCAGACATAATCCATTTATTCATCTGACGCTCACACTCATTCACAGATATGCATGTACTTTTCATAGATCTGAAATGATAACATGTTTACACAGAGAACATTCTTTACTGACATGGTTCTAATAGCCTACAGAAATATATATCAGAATTGTATTTTTAGTGCACATGTGCTGCTATGAGTTTTAAATTGGTATTTTATTTGTGGAAACAAGcagattttagctgttttttcaaGTTGGTTTTCTCGCTGATAGTTGTTGAAAGGCTCAGAGCTGGTCAGATAGAGACAGGATCTGAGAGATCCTTTAGTATCTGCTGGACTATTCTCAGGATATTTTATTAGTCTGTGGTGGCGAGGGCTATCCTCTATACTGGGGCAGCAGCTGACTCAACAAACTGATCTGTAAAGCTGGTGATGTGGTGGGTGTGGAGCTGGACTCGCTGAGGGCAGTGTCAGAGAGGAGGATGCTGGTTAAACAGCAGGACATAATGGACAATTTCTCCCAATGGCTCTAGGGCACAGTTGTGAGCCACAGGAGCACTTTTAGTGCAAGACTCATTCTGCCAAAATGCACAGAGCGCCACAGGTCTTTCCTTCTCTATAACTCCtccctcattattattattattattattattattattattattattattattattattattattatatggttCAATTTAAGGAACAGTAATGATATAATTTAGAGGTGcaataacttatttttttatacaggtttttttttatttttttttttttagtaattaaattttattatattatatttgtaagaATTTTATTGTGTTTAGATTAAATTAGTAAAGTGTGTTGTAATGTTTACATGACCTAAGCCCTTCCACTTCagtttaaaccagaaaaaatCCTGCTGTGTTTTGGGTAAAATGTTGAAACTAAACTCCTCACCTCATTTAAACAGTGACactcaaaataaaattataatggcTGTATACAAAttcttattataatatattattgtatGGATACAACACTCTCCACTGTGGCTAAGTTCTGTTTcagatttattaattattacatgttAACTGGAATTATAATCTGTGTATTATACTGATATTACACAGTGACTGCCGGTGTGTGTGCACAGGTGTGTAGTTCAGTACTCACTCTAGTTTCTCCAGGTTACAGtgaggatccttcagtagatcagagagcagcttcactcctgaatctcctatTCCTTTCTTGTTTAAATTTAGTTCACATAATTGTGAAGAGTCACGGATCCTTTGGAgagaaaattgtatttttaactgGTTTAATCTACTTTTACTGTCCATGATGTTTCTGTAAAAGTTATAGGAAATCGgtaactcactgtagtttctccagtttaaagtgaggatccttcagtagatcagtgagcagcttcactcctgactctcctggtttattgtagttcagattcagctctctcaggtgggaggggttcgatttcagagctgaaaccagagcagcacagtcttctcctgtaatactgcagaATTCCAGCCTGTAGAGAGAAGGATAAATCTCACTGACAgcttaacacacatttaacttatACTGTGTTACACAGAGCATGTTTAGACACTAAGGTTAATCAGATAATTGAACAGTATTTAAAATTGTAGCAGTATAAAAGGTTTATTCCACTCTTGTCTGATACATATGTTTGTGATGCTGTTAGATTTCTTTTTAGGTGGTaggattaatatattaatatactaatatacaacTTAGCACTGGTCATGTCTAGAAAAAACACCcagaaaacctaccagaccaatGTGACCATTCAGTGTTGGTCAGAGAAGCACACTGAtgtcatttattacaatattttgtcctcTCCCCATTCAGTTTACAAGAAAATATTCTTAAGGATTGCTGCTTTAAATGTTAGTAAGTATAAATCACCCATTGCTGCTGTAACAATAAGTGTAGAGTAAGGTTTAGTGCTGTGTCTTTCCTATTCCCTGCTACTAAAGAGCTGAAAATTAATACTAAATGTCACAATATttgtacagtataatatattacttttatttacttactaCTGGCTGTTTCCTGCTCTGAATTAGTTCAGGCTTCCAAACAGTACTAGAATCACCAAAATAGTTATGACATTTATAGAGGTGTCAAATTCTGAAATTCAACATATAAATATACTAAAACATCATCAATTTCCTCACATGTTCCCTCTGGAACAAAGCAAATTTAGCTCATTTATCTTTGCCAGGGACTTGTCAGGAAACCATACACTGACCCTATATGTACTTGTACAGTGACAATAATATATTAGTTCAGTGAACAAACTTGTATAATGCATGTTTGAAGCAATGAAAGATGGTAATCAAGAGCAGATTCTAATGAATATTACTTCATGTTAGGTTGCAGGGTAgtactcactgtagtttctccagtttacaacgTGAATCTTCTAGTAAACCAGAGATAAACTTCACTCCTAGTTTATTGTAGCTCAAATTCAGCTCTCGTAGTCCTaagggtttgatttcagagctgaaaccagatcagcacagtgtttctctgtaatactgcagaATTTCAGCCTGTAGAGAGAAGAAAACATCATATTATAACTCAACACAAGCAATGCTGAAATGCAAAGAATTAAGAAAATCAAACGCAACAaaactcactgtagtttctccagtttacagagTGGATCCAACAGTATTtaagagagcagcttcactcctgaatccccTAGTTTACTGTAGTTCAGATTCAGCTCTTTCATgtgggaggggtttgatttcagagcagaAAACAGCACAGCCtttctctgtaatactgcagtcacacagcctgcagagagaaagagaaacatccTCAGAGATAAAAAACTATACTGAACATAAGTATAAAATTTCACATTCTTTACATCCCAGAGAGGTTTTTTCATTGGAAAAGTGAAAAGCTTATTTGTGTGAAACAGTAGACTTAACTGTTTCACAGTTGCTAATCTTTTTTTCTGCAATGTTGTGGCAACTTTAATGCTCACTAACCCTAAATTTGAACACCTCATTTTGTATACATTACACCTTAAGTGCACAAAAAGAGTTTTAGTGCATTAAACTGATTCAGTGTACATTTTGGTTTGCAATGCTCTTTAAGAAATACTCATAGAACTGGCTTGTTCATTTCTCAGGTTCTGCACTAGTAATTTGTTAATCGTTAAGAGTGATCACTTTCGAGAAACGCACCCCTGATTgatatgtttaattttttaaaaaaatcatcaatAACAGGACAGACTAATATGtactacaaaatataaaacagcacatattaaacactgaataatgaaaatactcacacaATCTTTCTGGATACTTTCACCACTGGTAGCATCCTCAGAAGACATTCTTCTGATCTCTGAAATTTActcaggtcaaactcatccagctcctcttctgaattcagcatcacaaacgccacagctgaccactgatcaggagagagagTAACCCCACTGAAATCACCGGaacctcctctgttcaggtatttctggacttcctgcactagagaatgatcattcagttcattcagacagtggaacagactgatagttttctctggagagggattctccctgatcttctgcttgatgtactccactacttcctctttactgtgagagatgttctcggtctgtatcagaagacctcgtaagagagtctgattggactccagtgagagacccagaaggaatcggaggaaaaggtccaggtgtccgttctcactctgtaaggccttgtccacggctctcttcaggaaatcagacattgttccttttttggagaaaccaaataatccactgtgtttctgttgcagctcatttctgttgttggagatgaaggacagaaacacatataaagcagccagaaactcctgaacactcagatgcacaaagctgaaaaccttccccaggtgaagtccaaactcctgtctgaagatctgggtgcacactcctgagtacacagacacttctctgacatcaatgctgcactctctcagatcttcctcatagaagatcaggtttcctttctccagctgttggaaagccagttttcccagagccagaataatctttctagtctggtcaagatcaacatcactttttctttggtacttctggctgcggtgtttgatctgaaagataaggaagtgtgtgaacatttgagtcagagtcttggggatctctcctccctctgcttcacccaacatcctctctagaacagtggctgagatccagcagaagactgggatgtggcacatgatgtagaggcttctggaggacttcatgtgtgtaatgattctttcagcaaggctctgatctttgatccttttcctgaagtattcctctttctgagggtcactgaaccctcgtacctctgttacctggtcaatacagtcaggagggatctgattggctgctgctggtcgagtagttatccataggagagcagagggaagcaggttcccctggatgaggtttgtcagcagcacatccactgaggctgactgtgttacatcagatactctcttattgttctggaaatctagaggaagtcgacattcatccagaccatcaaagatgaacatgactttGTAACGATGataatctctcttttttaaatCCTTTGTGTCTTTGAAAAACTGATAAAGAAGATCCACCAGACTGATTTTTTCAGTCTTCAtgagattcagctctctaaaaggaagtggaaatatgaagagaacatcctgattggcttttccttcagtccagtccagaatgaacttctgcacagagactgtttttccaattccagcaactcctttagtcagcacagttctgatggactggtctttaaagaggtcgttacatttgatgggtgtctcctgtgttgctggtctcctggatgctgcttcaatctgtctgacctcatgttcattattgacctctccactccctccctctgtgatgtacagatctgtgtagatctcattcagaagggttgaggttccagcatttgagattccttcattaattttctgaaatttcTCCTTTAGAGTAGATTTCAGCTTTCGATGACAGGACGGAGCCAGTTCTAATCGAAATAGAAAAAGCAATATCATTTAATATGGTgaagtattaaatatataataaaattgtgCTGTCACTAAAGGctgtttacaaaaataaaaaaatgaaactagTGTAATTCATGCACATATAAAGTATTATGTAAATGATCTAATCACTTACTGGTCTGCAGTTTcttagcgaggtctgtctggttcatgtttctcaggacgtgcagtgtgatcttcagcgctccctctctgacaccactctgatcctcctcatcctcctcctctctcccagagcatgctgggtaatccagatTCTTCAGGAGCTTCACAAACCTCTCCAGCTGATTCTTTACCAGAGAGATGACTTTGTGCTCCAGctcctgattaaacacatggtaagAAATGGCAGTAAAACAAGAACAgataatagttttataaaatcatttgaaaaactcaaaatttctttaatattatttcTAGCCCTTCTAGCAGTTAGAGCTTTCTCAGAAAGTAACAGAACATAATATTTAATAGAACAACACGAAAACATAATTTGATATATGTGACTAGAGCTTTAACTGCATTTATATTGAAGTAAAATCTTTGGAATAATCTGGATTTCTGCACTGACCACTAATAAATGGTCATCATAAATAAATGTGTGACTTATTCATTATGTAAATCACAATTACAAACTCAATCTCACTAAAtctataaacacatttactgttgtaCTTTTTCTGTAATTTATTGAGTATGTTAAATAAACCTCTGCAATTCAACTTAGAAAGAGTAAGTAATGATtattaaacatctattttctagcacataacttcatatttaaagtttaaatcacattttacagtgttcacatgtgctctggcattagtcacacctacacacctttaatatggagtccatatttctcctgctgatttctggagtctccttctggactctgtcagaaaacataacattaacatatgttactaaatggtgattgtgaatatatctacagaaagaaagttccagaagatcaaccaccactgcgacactccaccaaccttcacgctcaccaaaaagttaattctagattttatcagatcagagaatcatgtttctcaca
The window above is part of the Astyanax mexicanus isolate ESR-SI-001 unplaced genomic scaffold, AstMex3_surface scaffold_32, whole genome shotgun sequence genome. Proteins encoded here:
- the LOC125789893 gene encoding NLR family CARD domain-containing protein 3-like; amino-acid sequence: MNQTDLAKKLQTKLAPSCHRKLKSTLKEKFQKINEGISNAGTSTLLNEIYTDLYITEGGSGEVNNEHEVRQIEAASRRPATQETPIKCNDLFKDQSIRTVLTKGVAGIGKTVSVQKFILDWTEGKANQDVLFIFPLPFRELNLMKTEKISLVDLLYQFFKDTKDLKKRDYHRYKVMFIFDGLDECRLPLDFQNNKRVSDVTQSASVDVLLTNLIQGNLLPSALLWITTRPAAANQIPPDCIDQVTEVRGFSDPQKEEYFRKRIKDQSLAERIITHMKSSRSLYIMCHIPVFCWISATVLERMLGEAEGGEIPKTLTQMFTHFLIFQIKHRSQKYQRKSDVDLDQTRKIILALGKLAFQQLEKGNLIFYEEDLRECSIDVREVSVYSGVCTQIFRQEFGLHLGKVFSFVHLSVQEFLAALYVFLSFISNNRNELQQKHSGLFGFSKKGTMSDFLKRAVDKALQSENGHLDLFLRFLLGLSLESNQTLLRGLLIQTENISHSKEEVVEYIKQKIRENPSPEKTISLFHCLNELNDHSLVQEVQKYLNRGGSGDFSGVTLSPDQWSAVAFVMLNSEEELDEFDLSKFQRSEECLLRMLPVVKVSRKIV